A single region of the Onychomys torridus chromosome 11, mOncTor1.1, whole genome shotgun sequence genome encodes:
- the Pigr gene encoding polymeric immunoglobulin receptor has protein sequence MRLFLVTILLAIFSVASTKSPIFGPQEVSSVVGNSVSITCYYPATSVNRHSRKYWCRKGANSLCTTLISSNGYVSKEYAGRANIINFPENNTFVVSIAKLTQDDTGSYKCGLGTSNRPLFFDVSLEVSQAPEFPEDTHVYTEEVGRNVTFDCPFQKENSHSKKSLCKKIGQACEPVIDSTENVNPSYVGRVKLFMKGTSGLIFGVSINHLRLSDAGLYVCQAGEGPSANKKNVDLQVLEPEPELVYADLRSSVTLDCALGREVANVAKYLCRMNKETCDVVINTLGKRDPAFDGRILLTQKDNNGRFSVLITGLRKEDAGHYLCGAHSSGLPQEGWPIQAWQLFVNEESTIPPSRSVVKGVTGGSVAMVCPYNPKESSSLKYWCRWEGNGNGHCPILVESQGLVQEDYEGRLALIDQPGNGSYTVILNQLTTRDAGSYWCLTNGDSRWRTTIELQVAEAPGKPNLEVTPQNATAVLGETFTLSCHYACKLYSHEKYWCKWSNEGCRVLPSRDEGARLPSVSCDPSHRLISMTLNPVKKEDEGWYWCGVKQGQIYGETTAIYVAVEERSRHVNPPDANAHADDAPKGADESSVSENENRAVLNTKLLAEEKGIESVGDQAQENRASVDAGSADGPKGSSKVLFATLVPLGLVLAVGAVAVWVARVRHRKNVDRMSISSYRTDISMADFKNSRDLGGNDNMGASLDNQETVLERKDEIVTTTEIATEPEESKKAKRSSKEEADLAYSAFLIQSSNIAAQVHDVPKEV, from the exons ATGAGGCTCTTCCTCGTCACCATCCTGCTGGCCATCTTCTCAG TGGCCTCTACAAAAAGCCCCATATTTGGTCCCCAGGAGGTGAGTAGTGTGGTAGGTAACTCGGTGTCCATCACGTGCTACTACCCAGCCACCTCCGTCAACCGACACTCCCGGAAGTACTGGTGCCGGAAAGGAGCCAACAGCCTCTGCACAACCCTCATCTCTTCAAACGGCTATGTCTCCAAGGAGTACGCAGGCAGAGCCAATATCATCAACTTCCCAGAGAATAACACGTTTGTGGTTAGCATTGCAAAACTCACCCAGGATGACACTGGGAGCTACAAGTGTGGTCTGGGCACCAGTAACCGACCCCTGTTCTTTGACGTCAGCCTGGAGGTCAGCCAGG CTCCGGAGTTCCCAGAGGACACTCATGTCTACACTGAGGAGGTGGGCAGAAATGTGACTTTCGACTGCCCTTTCCAAAAGGAGAACTCTCATAGCAAGAAATCCTTGTGTAAGAAGATAGGTCAAGCCTGTGAACCTGTCATTGACTCTACTGAAAACGTGAACCCCAGCTATGTGGGCAGAGTAAAACTTTTCATGAAAGGGACCAGCGGATTAATATTCGGTGTCAGCATTAATCACCTAAGACTCAGTGATGCTGGGCTGTATGTTTGCCAGGCTGGGGAAGGGCCTAGTGCCAATAAAAAGAATGTTGACCTCCAGGTGCTAGAGCCTGAGCCAGAGCTGGTTTATGCAGATCTGAGATCCTCAGTGACCCTTGACTGTGCTTTGGGCCGTGAGGTGGCAAATGTAGCCAAATATCTGTGCCGGATGAACAAGGAAACTTGTGATGTGGTCATTAATACCCTGGGGAAGAGGGATCCAGCCTTTGATGGCAGGATCCTGCTAACGCAAAAGGACAATAATGGCCGTTTCAGTGTGTTGATCACAGGCCTGAGGAAGGAAGACGCAGGGCACTACCTATGTGGAGCCCACAGTTCTGGTCTGCCTCAAGAAGGCTGGCCCATTCAGGCATGGCAACTCTTTGTCAATGAAG AGTCTACAATCCCCCCTAGTCGCTCTGTGGTGAAGGGTGTCACAGGAGGCTCTGTGGCCATGGTCTGTCCCTATAACCCCAAGGAAAGCAGCAGCCTCAAGTACTGGTGTCGCTGGGAAGGGAATGGAAATGGCCACTGCCCGATCCTTGTGGAGAGCCAGGGCCTGGTACAAGAGGACTATGAGGGCCGCCTGGCCCTGATTGATCAGCCAGGCAATGGCTCCTACACTGTCATCCTCAACCAGCTCACCACCCGAGATGCGGGCTCCTACTGGTGTCTCACCAATGGCGACTCTCGCTGGAGAACCACCATAGAACTCCAGGTTGCTGAAG CTCCAGGAAAGCCCAACCTCGAGGTGACACCCCAGAACGCGACGGCTGTGCTAGGAGAGACCTTCACGCTCTCCTGCCACTATGCGTGCAAACTCTACTCCCACGAGAAATACTGGTGCAAGTGGAGCAATGAGGGCTGTCGTGTCCTGCCTAGCCGTGACGAAGGGGCCCGACTGCCCTCCGTGAGCTGTGACCCCAGCCACCGGCTCATCTCCATGACCCTGAACCCCGTCAAGAAGGAAGACGAAGGCTGGTACTGGTGTGGGGTGAAGCAAGGCCAGATCTACGGAGAAACTACAGCCATCTATGTGGCAGTTGAAGAGA GGTCACGCCATGTCAACCCACCAGATGCAAACGCACATGCAGATGATGCTCCAAAAGGGGCAGATGAATCCAGTGTCAGTGAGAATGAGAACAGAGCCGTTCTGAACACCAAGCTTCTGGCAGAGGAAAAAGGGATAGAGAGCGTGGGAGACCAAGCTCAGGAGAACAGGGCATCTGTGGATGCTGGCAG TGCTGATGGACCAAAGGGGAGCTCTAAAGTGCTGTTCGCCACCCTGGTGCCTCTGGGTCTGGTGCTGGCAGTGGGTgctgtggctgtgtgggtggCAAGAGTCCGTCACCGGAAGAATGTAG ACCGGATGTCAATCAGCAGCTACAGGACAGACATTAGCATGGCAGACTTCAAGAACTCCAGGGATTTGGGAGGCAATGACAACATGGGAGCCTCTCTAGACAATCAGGAGACAGTCCTGGAAAGAAAAGATG AAATCGTGACTACCACTGAGATTGCCACAGAGCCGGAAGAATCCAAGAAAGCAAAGCGG TCATCCAAGGAGGAAGCTGATCTGGCCTACTCAGCATTCCTGATCCAATCCAGCAACATAGCTGCACAAGTCCACGATGTTCCCAAGGAAGTCTAG